Proteins from a genomic interval of Acyrthosiphon pisum isolate AL4f unplaced genomic scaffold, pea_aphid_22Mar2018_4r6ur Scaffold_6107;HRSCAF=6671, whole genome shotgun sequence:
- the LOC100167611 gene encoding exocyst complex component 3 yields MDIDQLGNDAKLAATKYFTNTLKNPGQLEKVEQLKNRISRKKTSTEAMLKTAMQSQLDGVTIGMEQLKDALDDISKVKIYLSQTNIHLSIYHLLGTSCKMCAPSKCNILST; encoded by the coding sequence ATGGACATAGATCAGTTGGGCAATGATGCCAAATTGGCAGCAACAAAATACTTTACAAATACGCTTAAGAATCCAGGACAATTGGAAAAAGTTGAACAATTAAAGAATCGGATATCACGTAAAAAAACTTCTACTGAGGCAATGTTGAAAACAGCTATGCAAAGTCAATTAGATGGTGTCACAATTGGAATGGAACAACTGAAAGACGCATTGGATGATATAAGTAAGGTAAAGATATACCTTAGTcaaacaaacattcatttatcaATTTACCATCTCTTGGGTACAAGTTGCAAGATGTGCGCACCAAGCAAATGCAACATTCTCAGTACTTGA